Proteins from a single region of Stappia sp. ES.058:
- a CDS encoding SLC13 family permease has product MTTPQLLIYSILAATMGLFLWGRYRHDIVALAALLACVVAGLIPAEDAFAGFGHPAVITVASVLILSRGLQNTGAVDWLARSVLPRNAGRLTSMVALMGLGAALSGFMNNVGAMALLMPIALQLSNRLELTPGQVLMPLAFGTILGGMTTLIGTPPNLIVSGFREEVGLGHFAIFDFAPVGLAVAVAGLVFVVSFGWRLVPARESATGEGFETGAYFTELHVPEDSKAVGLTLRAFEREIEDSDAQVVGLVRNEVRLTAPHGGRHIQEHDILVLEADVDALAEALSVFDMSLDRQKDQAEDEEADPKEAETETQDDETKDDDDRQERDRNNDIVLRELAVLPGSTIVGQSARDLFLRTRYGLNLLAVAREGHPPRARLRTVKLKSGDLLLVQGAADAVTGFVNETGCVPLGARELRIPDKRMAIIAGTIMLAAIGIVTLGVLPAAVAFALGVLASMVLRTVPLQQVYTAIDWPVIVLLAALIPVAGAMQSTGAADLLARFLVETIAQGNPVAALTVVLVTTMFLSDVMNNAATAAVLCPIALGIAATLGVSPDSFLMAVAIGASCAFLTPIGHQNNTLILGPGGFRFGDYWRMGLPLEVLVVCVSIPLLLVFWPL; this is encoded by the coding sequence ATGACCACCCCTCAACTCCTGATCTATTCAATCCTTGCCGCCACGATGGGGCTCTTTCTCTGGGGGCGATATAGGCATGACATTGTGGCATTGGCGGCGCTGCTGGCCTGCGTGGTCGCCGGACTGATTCCGGCTGAGGATGCCTTCGCGGGCTTCGGCCACCCGGCGGTGATCACCGTTGCCAGTGTTCTGATTCTGAGCAGAGGCCTTCAGAACACGGGTGCCGTGGACTGGTTGGCGCGAAGCGTCCTGCCGCGCAACGCCGGTCGCTTGACCAGCATGGTGGCACTGATGGGACTTGGCGCGGCGCTGTCCGGTTTCATGAACAATGTCGGAGCGATGGCGCTTTTGATGCCGATCGCACTGCAGCTCTCGAACCGGTTGGAACTGACGCCCGGACAGGTGCTCATGCCGTTGGCCTTTGGCACCATTTTGGGCGGGATGACCACGCTTATCGGGACGCCGCCCAATCTGATTGTTTCGGGTTTTCGGGAGGAAGTCGGGCTGGGGCATTTCGCCATATTCGACTTTGCACCGGTGGGGCTCGCCGTTGCGGTGGCGGGATTGGTCTTTGTGGTCTCTTTCGGTTGGCGCCTGGTGCCCGCGCGCGAATCCGCGACAGGCGAAGGCTTCGAGACCGGTGCATATTTCACGGAATTGCATGTGCCGGAAGACAGCAAGGCGGTCGGCTTGACCCTGCGGGCGTTCGAGCGGGAGATCGAGGACAGCGACGCTCAGGTCGTCGGCCTGGTTCGCAACGAGGTTCGCCTCACCGCGCCGCATGGCGGGCGACATATCCAAGAGCATGACATTCTCGTGCTTGAAGCCGATGTCGATGCGCTGGCTGAGGCGCTGTCGGTATTCGACATGTCGCTCGATCGGCAGAAGGATCAGGCGGAAGACGAAGAGGCTGACCCCAAGGAAGCCGAAACCGAAACCCAGGACGATGAAACCAAGGACGACGACGACCGTCAGGAGCGCGATCGCAACAACGATATCGTTTTGCGTGAACTCGCCGTTCTGCCCGGATCGACGATTGTCGGACAGTCTGCCCGTGACCTGTTTCTTCGCACCCGCTACGGGCTCAATCTTCTGGCTGTCGCACGCGAGGGGCATCCGCCGCGTGCGAGGCTGCGGACGGTCAAGCTCAAGTCCGGCGACCTCCTGCTGGTGCAGGGCGCGGCGGATGCCGTGACCGGGTTCGTCAACGAAACAGGCTGCGTGCCGCTGGGTGCGCGTGAGTTGCGCATTCCCGACAAGCGCATGGCCATCATCGCCGGCACGATCATGCTGGCCGCGATCGGCATCGTGACACTGGGCGTGCTTCCGGCCGCAGTCGCCTTTGCGCTTGGTGTGCTGGCCTCGATGGTGCTTCGCACCGTGCCGTTGCAACAGGTTTATACGGCGATCGACTGGCCGGTGATCGTTCTTCTTGCGGCGTTGATCCCGGTTGCCGGAGCAATGCAGAGCACGGGTGCCGCCGATTTGCTGGCCCGCTTTCTTGTCGAGACGATCGCCCAGGGAAATCCCGTTGCCGCGCTGACGGTGGTTCTTGTCACGACCATGTTCTTGTCGGACGTGATGAACAATGCAGCCACGGCCGCCGTGCTTTGTCCGATTGCACTTGGTATTGCCGCGACGTTGGGCGTCAGCCCCGACAGTTTTCTGATGGCGGTGGCGATCGGTGCCTCCTGCGCCTTCCTGACCCCGATCGGACACCAGAACAACACCCTTATCCTGGGACCTGGCGGGTTTCGCTTTGGCGACTACTGGAGAATGGGTCTGCCGCTCGAGGTGCTCGTCGTTTGTGTCAGCATCCCGTTGCTGCTGGTTTTCTGGCCATTGTAG